A part of Variovorax sp. HW608 genomic DNA contains:
- a CDS encoding SDR family oxidoreductase, translating to MTEDKSQSRTTPAAEDVGAQHRKVQREQDAKDRASPSKGDPGKPVQAGHRPEPENPMPAQHLRKPGIEAEMDLRPRFQASGYVGSGKLNGMVALITGGDSGIGRAVATLYAREGADVAIVYLKEEQVDAEETKRCVEAEGRHCVLIPGDVRDPAFCDRAVKETIEAYGKLHILVNNAAFQLHAASIEDITDERLDLTLRTNVFGYFQMARAAVPHLPEGGSIINTGSVTGLEGSEELLDYAMTKGAIHAFTKSLASNLLGKGIRVNAVAPGPVWTPLNPADRPGHQVKDFGRHTDMKRPAQPEELSPAYVFLAAPCCAGYITGIVLPVTGSVGAV from the coding sequence ATGACCGAAGACAAGTCCCAGTCCCGGACCACGCCGGCCGCCGAGGACGTGGGTGCGCAGCACCGCAAGGTGCAGCGTGAGCAGGACGCCAAGGATCGCGCCTCGCCCTCGAAGGGCGATCCGGGCAAGCCCGTGCAGGCCGGCCACCGCCCGGAGCCCGAGAACCCGATGCCCGCGCAGCATCTCAGGAAACCCGGGATCGAGGCCGAGATGGACTTGCGGCCGCGCTTCCAGGCCTCGGGCTACGTCGGCAGCGGCAAGCTCAATGGCATGGTGGCGCTGATCACCGGCGGCGATTCGGGCATCGGCCGCGCGGTGGCGACGCTGTATGCGCGCGAAGGCGCGGACGTCGCCATCGTGTACCTGAAGGAGGAGCAGGTCGATGCCGAAGAAACCAAGCGCTGCGTCGAGGCCGAAGGGCGGCATTGCGTGCTGATTCCCGGCGACGTGCGCGACCCGGCCTTCTGCGACCGCGCGGTGAAGGAAACGATCGAGGCCTACGGCAAGTTGCACATCCTGGTGAACAACGCGGCGTTCCAGCTCCACGCGGCGTCGATCGAGGACATCACCGACGAGCGGCTCGACCTCACGCTGCGCACCAACGTGTTCGGCTACTTCCAGATGGCGCGCGCGGCGGTGCCGCATCTGCCCGAGGGCGGTTCGATCATCAACACCGGCTCCGTGACGGGGCTGGAGGGAAGCGAGGAGCTGCTCGACTACGCGATGACCAAGGGCGCGATCCACGCCTTCACGAAATCGCTGGCGAGCAACCTGCTGGGCAAGGGCATCCGCGTCAACGCGGTGGCGCCGGGACCGGTGTGGACGCCGCTGAATCCGGCCGACCGCCCGGGCCACCAGGTGAAGGACTTCGGCAGGCACACCGACATGAAAAGGCCGGCGCAGCCCGAGGAGCTGTCGCCGGCCTACGTGTTCCTCGCCGCACCCTGCTGCGCGGGCTACATCACCGGCATCGTGCTGCCGGTGACGGGAAGCGTGGGCGCGGTGTAG
- a CDS encoding Nramp family divalent metal transporter yields MSTPSTPATADFRADDERWWSKLGPGLITGAADDDPSGIATYSQAGAQFGYALGWTVVLTFPLMVGIQLASARIGRVTGRNLTETFTRFCPNWIVAGLVVLLLVANIINLAADLNAMGHAAALVLPALPAWYAAGFGVVSLLLQVFVPYDQYVRVLKWLTLSLLAYVGVVLAVDVDWAAAARGIYAPQIQWSQEFVTTVVAVLGTTISPYLFFWQASQEVEEIRRVPEDKPLRRAPEQVRRQLRRLRVDTVAGMGFSNLIAFFIITATAATLHAHGQTRIETTAQAAAALRPIAGDAAFVLFALGVVGTGMLALPVLAGSAADAVASYFRVRRGLNLTLSQGLSFYGILAAAMALGIAGSLSGLDPIAALVGAAVINAVISVPVMVAVMIAASSPRVMVGIVLSRKWKVLGWLATAAMAAASLALLVTSII; encoded by the coding sequence ATGAGCACCCCCTCGACCCCAGCGACCGCCGACTTCCGCGCCGACGACGAGCGCTGGTGGTCCAAGCTCGGGCCGGGGCTGATCACCGGCGCCGCCGATGACGATCCGAGCGGCATCGCGACCTACTCGCAGGCCGGTGCGCAGTTCGGCTACGCGCTCGGCTGGACCGTGGTGCTGACCTTTCCGCTGATGGTGGGCATCCAGCTCGCGAGCGCGCGCATCGGGCGGGTCACCGGGCGCAACCTCACCGAAACCTTCACGCGCTTCTGCCCCAACTGGATCGTCGCGGGCCTCGTCGTGCTGCTGCTGGTCGCGAACATCATCAACCTCGCGGCCGACCTCAATGCGATGGGCCATGCGGCCGCACTGGTGCTGCCGGCCCTTCCGGCCTGGTATGCGGCCGGCTTCGGCGTCGTCTCGCTGCTGCTGCAGGTGTTCGTGCCGTACGACCAGTACGTGCGCGTTCTCAAGTGGCTCACGCTGTCGCTGCTGGCCTACGTCGGCGTGGTGCTCGCCGTCGATGTCGACTGGGCGGCCGCGGCACGGGGCATCTACGCGCCTCAGATCCAGTGGAGCCAGGAGTTCGTCACCACCGTGGTCGCCGTCCTCGGCACCACCATCAGCCCCTATCTCTTCTTCTGGCAGGCCTCGCAGGAGGTGGAGGAGATCCGCCGCGTTCCCGAAGACAAGCCCCTGCGCCGCGCGCCCGAGCAGGTTCGGCGGCAGTTGCGTCGCCTGCGCGTGGACACCGTGGCCGGGATGGGTTTTTCGAACCTCATCGCCTTCTTCATCATCACGGCCACCGCCGCGACCCTGCATGCGCACGGGCAGACCCGGATCGAGACCACCGCGCAGGCCGCCGCCGCGCTGCGGCCGATCGCGGGCGACGCAGCCTTCGTGCTCTTCGCGCTGGGCGTCGTCGGCACCGGCATGCTCGCGCTGCCGGTGCTCGCCGGGTCCGCCGCCGATGCGGTCGCGAGCTACTTCCGCGTGCGCCGGGGGCTGAATCTCACGCTCTCGCAGGGCCTCAGCTTCTACGGCATCCTCGCGGCCGCGATGGCGCTCGGGATCGCGGGGAGCCTCTCGGGGCTCGATCCGATCGCCGCGCTCGTGGGCGCGGCGGTGATCAACGCGGTGATCTCGGTGCCGGTGATGGTCGCGGTGATGATCGCCGCCTCCAGCCCGAGGGTGATGGTCGGCATCGTGCTCTCGCGCAAATGGAAGGTGCTCGGCTGGCTCGCCACCGCAGCCATGGCGGCCGCCTCGCTCGCCTTGCTGGTGACTTCGATCATCTAG
- a CDS encoding FKBP-type peptidyl-prolyl cis-trans isomerase, with translation MKIQKDSVVTLRYKVSDATTQKLIDEGRNPMVYLHGGYENTFPKIEAALDGQEVGFQATLSLQPEDAFGARDESLVRTIAKSDFPPGVKVGGQLEGRNDQGEPQIFNVVKIKGPQVILDANHPLAGKALRFSMTVTGVRTATQEEIAHRHVHGEHGHHH, from the coding sequence ATGAAGATCCAGAAAGATTCCGTCGTCACCCTGCGTTACAAGGTATCCGACGCCACCACCCAGAAGCTGATCGACGAGGGCCGCAACCCCATGGTCTATCTGCATGGCGGCTACGAGAACACGTTCCCGAAGATCGAGGCGGCGCTGGACGGCCAGGAAGTCGGCTTCCAAGCCACGCTCAGCCTGCAGCCCGAAGATGCCTTCGGCGCGCGCGACGAATCACTGGTGCGCACGATCGCGAAGAGCGACTTCCCGCCCGGCGTGAAGGTCGGCGGCCAGCTCGAGGGCCGCAACGACCAGGGCGAGCCCCAGATCTTCAATGTGGTGAAGATCAAGGGCCCGCAGGTGATCCTCGACGCCAATCATCCGCTCGCCGGCAAGGCGCTCAGGTTCAGCATGACCGTGACCGGCGTGCGCACCGCGACACAAGAGGAAATCGCCCACCGCCACGTGCACGGCGAGCACGGGCACCATCACTGA